A DNA window from Hevea brasiliensis isolate MT/VB/25A 57/8 chromosome 2, ASM3005281v1, whole genome shotgun sequence contains the following coding sequences:
- the LOC110666986 gene encoding CLAVATA3/ESR (CLE)-related protein 10, with protein MGLLLCIKTLSSIAIFPLFSPLSLHNSLFRPPMKSSSSTSSSSSSSTTMSRHSCLLILMFLLLFFFTSADRHPNPTSSFESSSRNHRFYRHHFNRPPPSCDSFPHKTTRSLCIHFQRMNTHRLLGPPPPTPPSPPNEEIDPRYGVEKRLVPSGPNPLHN; from the coding sequence ATGGGTCTCTTGCTTTGCATTAAAACACTCTCTTCTATCGCCATCTTCCCTCTCTTTTCCCCTCTGTCTCTTCACAACTCTCTCTTTCGACCTCCCATGAAGTCCTCTTCCTctacctcttcttcttcttcttcttcaaccacCATGTCTCGTCATTCTTGCCTTTTAATCTTGATGTTTCTCCTCCTTTTCTTTTTCACCTCCGCGGATAGACACCCAAACCCTACTTCTTCCTTTGAGTCCTCTTCAAGAAACCACCGCTTCTACCGCCATCATTTCAACCGTCCACCCCCTTCTTGTGATTCTTTCCCTCACAAGACTACTCGTTCCTTGTGCATTCATTTTCAAAGAATGAACACACATCGACTTCTTGGGCCACCACCGCCAACTCCGCCTTCACCACCCAATGAGGAAATCGATCCAAGATATGGCGTGGAGAAGAGATTAGTTCCCTCTGGGCCAAACCCACTTCACAATTGA